The segment AATTAGGGCGAGATGACAGCGTCTCGCATTAGAATGCAGTGGAGGCTGGCTCTAAAGTGGCAATTCTGGTGTGTTAAAGCTGCGCTTTTGAATGTCAAACTCACCTTTCAGTTGggaaatgattatttttgttgcttCACTCCTTTGGCTCACCTTGCATTCTCCACGGAGGAACATCCCTACAGAGTACTGCTGGTCTGAGAAGCAGAGCTCTGTGTTGCTTCAAGGACAATTACAGCAACTTAAAGAAGTGAGCACAGCTGTAGCGTATACATGCTTACCACGTCTCCTGTTTGTGTAGGTAACTGAGGAGCAATTTGTAGCAGCAACACACCTAAAGTTCTCCACTACCGTCATTAAATAGCTTATGGATGAGTATATCCGATCCTTTGGTTATTGTCTGAATTGTTCCTACTGCATCTTTTgattaaggaaaaaacaattcTGAAGAGAGTGAGTGAGGTAACATTCCTAAATGAAAAATTCGTAGGTATGACTCGTGTAATTAAAGCTCTTGGGGAGCTTCTCATCAGGGCCCTGGCATTTGGGGCAGCTGGCCCCAACATAGTGATGTAAACCACGGAACTTGAAAATTTACAGTAGAATCATTGTGGGATTTTAATGTGTTTGCTTGTTGATGATAAATTCATTGAGCAATTTTTATCCTTACTCAAAGAAAATCTCAAGACCTCCCAGCAgtactttcttccttttatttctaagCAAACAAATTACCCCTTAGAAAGCAAGAACCCTATACAAAAATCATTAGTCAGAAGATTGTTGTTTTGTGCGATaatcattttcttcctcctgtgccGCAGAGAGCGGCATTGTCTACTCCCTCTGGCTACCCGTGGTGTCACTGTGCTCAGGTTTaccaaaagggagaaaagatttttcagcAGGCTGGAAATGGTTCCTGGCAGGTATTGTTCAGCTCAGTGAGAAATTCTGGATAATTCCTGGTGAGTAACAGCAATAGCATCATTGTGCCTTTGGATGTGTAAATCTAAAATTAATACCAGGCAGCCGCACGCACTCTTCCAAGAAACTTAAGATTCTTCTCCCCATTCAGACTTTTGcatgctctgctccagcagcctgAGTGCAAAGTCACCATGTCCAAGTGGGGAAAATAGGATGACGAGCAAGGCAAGAACATTGTTTTGTGAGCTGGCAGCTGGGAGCCGGCAGTCGTGGTCAGGACTCAGCAGCCCagcgctgctgcctgcagggagggATGAGCGATGCGATGCTCCTCTTCCTCGTGTGGTAGGAAAGGCCACTGGAGACGGGAGCTGTCTGCACAACTCCCTGCTGCACTTTGAGCTGTGGGATCACAAAGAAGTGCTACCTCACGGCGTTTACCTAGGTGATACATTGACCAGTTGATTTCTCCAGGTCCTGACCAAATTTTGGCATTTTTTAGCCAGGGCCAGCCTTTCTGCCCTGTGGGTGTTAGCACTATTGGGCAGAGGCCAGTTTTTGTAGGACCTTAATCTCCTCTTGTCCAACATGAGTCAAACCagtctttgtatttaaaattattaggGGTATGGGGAAAGGAGGTTACACAGGTATATACACCCTCATCTGGCAGGTGACCATCTAGGAAAACAGCttaactttgtttttcctccccacagGCTCCTGCCCATGTTACCTCACAGCCCAGTTCAGCGCTGCTGCAGCAGTCATGTCTGCAGACATGAGCCTGGCATGTCCTCACAGTTTAAATCACACGGCCTCCGTGGAGACAGGCTGCAGTAAGGGTGGGCTGGTGCCCTCACTGGAACCCCTTGGATGGCAGCTGGTGGGACGTCCCCCATGCAGGGGTGAGGTAGTGAATGTCTTCGAGTCTTGAGGCCAGAGCAGCTGCAAGCTCCAAAGTTCtcctgtgtgcctggagcacgtCTGGGGGTGGTGGGTGGTGTGATTTTGTTTAGTGATAGCTAAGAGGAGCCCAGGCAGATAAATCCAAAGCAAGAGCTTTTCTGAGAACCAGCCATGCTGTCTTGTGGTGTCTCTTGCTGCTTATGTCACACACCAAGTGTTAAAAATGTGGCTCCACCTGCAGTTGCCAGTGGAGAGAGTATCCCAGCTGTATCCACTGGTACTTACCTGTAACTCCTTGCAGGGGACACACAGGGCTGGGAATCAGCATCCCATAGCTGCcatctctcctccttccctcctccccaacAAAGACAGCAAACCTTAGGCAGAAATAGATCTTTAATGAACTATACAAAAAGTCCTGGTCGCTCCTTCTCCCAGCTCCAGTGGGCTCAGCAGAACAGGTGCAAGACTTTGCGGAAGAAGTTCCTGAACTCAGCGTTGAAAACAGTGTAAATGATGGGGTTGACGGCACTGTTGACGTAACCCAGCCAAGTGACAGTGCTGGTGACTTGCGTGGGAATGGTGCAGGACTTGCAGAGAGCCCGTGTAATGTGGACCACAAAAAAAGGCGTCCAGCAGAAGAGGAAAGCACCTGCCAGGAGGACATTAAAGAGAGAAAGTGGCGTCTTAAAAAGGGTTTAAGGTAACAAGTGCAGCCTGAGCCAAACAAGAATGGTGACAGTTCAGAGTGCTTTGAGGGGGGGgcggaaaaaaagaaaagcagcagatgtGCAGAGCTGGGCTTCCTCCAAGACAAAAACTTTTGGACATCCTTCTCACCGTAAATGTTGGTGAAGCAAAGCTAAGCTATGTATCGTTTTGAATTAGCACTTAAGACATCAGGATTCACGCTTACATTGAAGAAAAGGTTGAGTTATCAACAGTGTGCATATGTTCTTTCCCAAGGGTGATGTTTGTTGACGCTACTCTGGATCAAAGGGAGACGGAGCTGTTCTCTGGGTACTTGTTACCTCTCACAACCTCAGGTAGGTTTGGCAGGTCTGCAGCTGCAGCCGggctgttctgcagcagcaaggGGAGGGTGAGTGCGAACACAAGAGTCCACATGTGTGGAGAGTGAAGGCATTGCATTGGGAAAGTGGAAGAGGGAGGAGGTTTTTACCCCACCCTCACCTACTGCAGGAATGAAAAAAGCACAGGCCAGAGTGACAGCTCCTGTCCCTGCATGAACAACTGTGCTCAGGCTGTGCAGCTCCTGCTTGGGAGTCCACAAAAGGACCAGCGTGTCTTTGCCTCGCCAGGCTCAGGCTAGCCCTGCCAAACTGAACCTTGCTGTGGGACAAGGCAGCATGTTTCCCACCCACCCTATTCCCGGCCATCTCCGACTGTAACTCACCGACGACGACAGGCAGCACCCGCATGGCCTTCCGCTCCCGACCATTGATCTTGGCCCGCTTCCGACTGTGTTCTGGGGGTGGGTACTTGAGGTGCGGGTAGGAGACAGTCTGCACCCCGTTGTTCATCACATAGTCCCCAGGCAGGGGGTGCTCAGAGTGAGAGTAAGGGTTGCACTCGTCTGGCTCCAGTCCAGCCTGCTCCCTCTCGATAAAGGGTGAGGGCTGATAGAGCTTTCTGTTGCCCCCGTAGATGCCGCCCCGTAGCttggccttcctggcttctTCCCAGCGCTTGAGTCCCTGGAACATGGCGCAGTAGAGCACCAGCATGACGGGGCAAGGGATGAAGAAGGAGCAGATGGAGGAGTACACGATGTAGTTGTCATCCTCCAGCTGGCACAAGCTGGGGTCCCGGTTTGGAACGTTGTTGAGGCCAAATATGACTGGGGATGCCACAGCAAAGGCGAATATCCAGGTGGTGGAGATGAGGATCAACTGCCGCAAGTCGATTTGTCGCCGGTTGTAGTTCAGCGGGACTGAAACAGCAATAAACCTGCCAACAGAAGGCCCCATGTGAGTCAATGGTAACAGAAGTGAGTGGTTCccaagctgcttgctgctgGTCAGTGAGCTCCTCCCCCCCAGATTTGCTTGCATAGCCAAGGCCTGGGCTACAACCAGTCTCCCCCCTCAGAATAGCACCCAATGGGACAGCTCTGTCCTAGCACACTGTGCTTTTAGCTTGGCCACAAGGGTACGGATGGGACATGAAGCTGACAACAAGGCAGGGTGGTAGCACAGAAcatcttcctttgggggaaacaAGATGCAGCTTCCCTGCATGGGATCCTTAAAAGGGTGTGTGTGGAAGCAGGTTGGAGCTGGGACACGGCTCTGTGGCCAGGCACCTCTCTGCtggcatgaggaggaggaggaaggcactTACCGATCCACGCTGATAGCACAGAG is part of the Anas platyrhynchos isolate ZD024472 breed Pekin duck chromosome 5, IASCAAS_PekinDuck_T2T, whole genome shotgun sequence genome and harbors:
- the DRD4 gene encoding D(4) dopamine receptor gives rise to the protein MGNGSAPGNGSEPPPPPPGGHNVAALVLGIVLILLIVGGNGLVCLSVCTERALKTTTNYFIVSLAVADLLLAVLVLPLFVYSEFQGGVWSLSTVLCDALMTMDVMLCTASIFNLCAISVDRFIAVSVPLNYNRRQIDLRQLILISTTWIFAFAVASPVIFGLNNVPNRDPSLCQLEDDNYIVYSSICSFFIPCPVMLVLYCAMFQGLKRWEEARKAKLRGGIYGGNRKLYQPSPFIEREQAGLEPDECNPYSHSEHPLPGDYVMNNGVQTVSYPHLKYPPPEHSRKRAKINGRERKAMRVLPVVVGAFLFCWTPFFVVHITRALCKSCTIPTQVTSTVTWLGYVNSAVNPIIYTVFNAEFRNFFRKVLHLFC